From the genome of Candidatus Zixiibacteriota bacterium:
AGTGATGCATCTTATCGAAACTGAAAATCTCTGGAAGACCTACAAGATGGGCAGCGAGGAACTCCATGCGCTGCAGGGCGTGAATCTCAGCGTCGTGAAGGGCGAATACCTGGCCATCATGGGCCCCTCCGGCTCCGGCAAGTCGACGCTGATGAATCTGATCGGTTGCCTCGACACGCCGTCGCAGGGAAGTTACCGCCTGAACGGCAAGGAAGTCGCCAAGATGAACGACGACGAACTGGCGATGATCCGCAATCGCGAAATCGGTTTCGTCTTCCAAACCTTCAACCTGCTCCCGCGCGCCACCGCCTTGCATAATGTCGAGCTCCCGCTGATCTACAACGGCACCGATTCCCGGACGCGTATCGACCGGGCTAAACGAGCCCTCGAAATGGTGGATCTCGGCGATCGCATGATGCACAAACCTAACGAGCTGTCCGGCGGTCAGCGCCAGCGCGTCGCCATCGCCCGCGCTTTGGTCAATCAGCCCTCGATCATCCTGGCCGACGAACCGACCGGCAACCTCGATAGCAAGACCGGCGAAGAAATCATGGGCTTGTTCGCTCGTCTGCATATCGAAGGGAATACCATCATCGTCGTCACGCACGAACCCGACATCGCCCTGCACGCCAATCGCGTGATCTATATTCGTGACGGCAACATCGAGAAAGAGGTTATCACTTCTTCCGAAACCGTCAATCTGTAATCTATGGTTTATGAGACGCTCAAGCTGGCCGGCGCCGCTCTCTGGGCGCACAAGCTGCGCACCTTCCTGACGCTGCTCGGCGTCATGATTGGCGTCGCTTCCGTTATTGCCATTATCTCCGTCCTCGACGGCATGATGCGCCGCATCGCCAACGTCTTCGACGAAATGGGCGCCTCGACCGTCTACGTCACCCGCTTCGGCATCATCACCTCCGACGACGAATGGTTCAAAGCGATCAAGCGCAAACGCATTACCGTCGATGATGTCCGCGCCATTGAGAAGGGCGTGCCGTTGGCGGAAGCGGTCGGCTATTCCTGTGA
Proteins encoded in this window:
- a CDS encoding ABC transporter ATP-binding protein, whose translation is MHLIETENLWKTYKMGSEELHALQGVNLSVVKGEYLAIMGPSGSGKSTLMNLIGCLDTPSQGSYRLNGKEVAKMNDDELAMIRNREIGFVFQTFNLLPRATALHNVELPLIYNGTDSRTRIDRAKRALEMVDLGDRMMHKPNELSGGQRQRVAIARALVNQPSIILADEPTGNLDSKTGEEIMGLFARLHIEGNTIIVVTHEPDIALHANRVIYIRDGNIEKEVITSSETVNL